The Paludisphaera rhizosphaerae genomic interval CCTCCCCCGTGCAACTGGCCGGCGAGGCCTCGCGGATCTTCCTGGGCGTCCAGATCCAGTGCGCCGAGTGCCACAACCACAAGACCGATTCGTGGAAGCGCGAGCAGTTCCATGAGCTGGCCGCGTTCTTCGCCGGCGGCCGGGTCCAGCGGACCGAGAAGCCCATGCCCGGCGTGAAGGCCCGGTTCGCCGTCATGGAGCAGCCCCGCGCCCGCTACGCCATGCCCGACCTGGCCGAGCCGACCAAGACGATCCCGGTGAAGCCCAAGTTCTTCCTGGCCTCGTCCACGTCCCCGTCGGAGTCGATCGCCGACGGCTTCACCCCGGCTCAGCTCCGCTCGCTGGCGGCCTCGTACATCACGGGTCAGGACAACCCCTGGTTCGCCCGCGCCTACGTGAACCGGATCTGGACGGTCCTGATGGGCGAAGGCTTCTATGAAGCCATCGACGATATCGGCCCCGAGCGCGAGGTCAAAGGTGAGGAGATCCTCTTCCCCCTGGCCGACCAGTGGCGAGAAGGGGGCTACGACGTCCGCTGGCTCTTCCAGACGATCCTGAACACCAAGGCCTACCAGCGGAAATCGAAGGCGGCCAGCCAGTCGCAACTCGCCGCCGTCTGCCCCAGCCGGCTCCGCGCCGACCAGATCTTCGAGGCCCTCGCCGTCGCCCTGGATCTCTCCGCCATCGGCGGTCCGGACGGCTCGCCGAGGAAGGCCGACGGCTCGCTGCTCAAGCCGACGCAGACGTCCAACGGCGCGAAGCCTCAGGCCTCCAAGAAGGCCGTCGAGGCCGCCGGGTTGGCCGGCGGGGTCGACAAGCGGAAGGTCGGCCCGGGGGGTCTCCGCCAGCCGTTCGACAAGCTCTTCGGCGTCGACCCATCGGCGATGCCGGATGAGGTTCTGGGGACCATCCCACAGGCCCTCTTCCTGATGAACGGCCCGATAGTCCACAACCGGACCCAGGCCCGCCCCGGCACGCCGCTGGGAGCGATCCTCGCCCGCTCGACGAACGACCGCCAGGTCCTCAACCAGCTCTACATGCTGGTCCTGTCGCGGCTGCCCAATCCGCAGGAGGTCGAGACCTGCGTCCAGTACATCACCAAGTCCGGCAACCGCAACGAGGCTTTCGAGGACGTTTACTGGAGCCTCGTGAACTCGACCGAGTTCCTGTCTCGGCGGTGAGTTCGATTCCGATCCGACGTCTTCCCCCCTCGCGGGGGAAGACAGACCGCGAAGCGGTCAGATGAGGGGGACGACCGCCATCGGACGCGCATCCGACGGCCGGTCTTCAAGGCCACGCCGATCCCCCCTCATCCGGCCCTGCGGGCCACCCTCCCCCGCGAGGGGGGAAGGCCCCACGAGACCGTCCCTGTCCCATCAACCGGTCCCACACGCCCGATCCATACGGAGCGCCTTCCCATGCTGACCGAATCGAGCATCGTCCAGGTGGCCATGGATCACCGGGGAGTGGTCGGCCGCCGCGGTTTCCTGAAGAGTTTGGGCCTTGGCGCCGCCGGGCTGTTGGGGGGAGGCGTCGCCCCGCTGGGCCTCGGCGACCTGATGAGCCTGCGGGCCGACGAGCTTCGCAAGCGGGACACCGCCTGCATCCTGCTCTGGATGGCTGGCGGTCCGAGCCAGATGGAAACCTTCGACCCCAAGCCGGGGACCGCCAACGGCGGCGAGACCAAGACGATTGAGACCGCCGTCCCGGGAATCCACATCGCCCAGGGCTGGGAGAAGCTCGCCGGCTCGATGAACGACATCGCGCTGATCCGCTCCATGACCAACAAGGAGGGGAACCACCAGCGAGCCGACTACCACCTCCACACCGGCTACATCCCCACCGCGACGATCCGACACCCGAACATCGGCAGCATCGCCGCCGCTGAACTGGGGGACCCATCCTTCGACCTGCCGCACATGGTCGCCATCGGCGGCGCAACGACCGGCGCGGGCTTCCTCGGCGCGGCGTACGAGCCGTTCCTCATCCCCAACGTCCAGCGCCCTCCCGACAACGTCGCCGCCAAGGTGGACACCGGCCGCTTCGAGCGCCGGCTGGGCCTCTTGAATCGCCTGGAGAAGGTCGGCTTCGAACAGGCTGGGGGCTCTGACCGCGTCCGCGACCACCGCGCGCTGTACAGCCAGACCTCGAAGATGGTCCTCTCGCCCCGGATGAAGGCGTTCGACCTGGAGCAAGAGCCCTCGCCGGTCCGCGACGCCTACGGCCGGACGCCGTTCGGCCAGGGCTGCCTGCTGGCCCGCCGACTGGTCGAGGCCGGCGTCACGTTCGTCGAGGTCCGCCTCGGCGGCTGGGACACCCACAACCAGAACAACGAACGCGTCGCCAACCTCGCCGGCCAGGTCGCCCCGGGCTTCTCCGCCCTGCTCAACGACCTCAAGGAGCGGGGCCGTCTCGACCGCACCTTGATCGTCTGGATGGGCGAGTTCGGCCGCACCCCGAAGATCAACAATACGGCCGGCCGCGACCACTTCCCCAGGGTCTTCAACGTCGCCCTGGCCGGCGGCGGGATCAAGGGGGGCCAGGTCGTCGGAGCCTCCAGCGCCGATGGCACCGAGGTCAAGGACCGTCCCGTCGCGGTCACCGACCTTATGGCGACCATCTGCAAGTCCCTCAAGATCGACGCCACCAAGGAAAACCAGACCGCCATCGGCCGTCCGATCCGGATCGTCGACGGCGGCAAGCCGGTCACGGAACTCTTCGGCTGACAGCGCACGCCTCTGAAGTCTTCCCCCCTTGCGGGGGAAGACGTCCCGCTCCGCAGGAGTCCCGCCCATCGTCCCCTCTCCCGCCGGGAGAGGGTGGCCCGAAGGGCCGGGTGAGGGTCATCGGACCTGTAAGCATAGCGGGGGTTTGCGGCCTTCTGAACCGACACGCCCT includes:
- a CDS encoding DUF1549 domain-containing protein; this encodes MQAGMTERRRGIGWVAWAAAGCLGLSPIAIADEPAKEKPATKPAATAEMAADDASAREIAQAIQELRAAAARKAARNPKAPAELPKRPERKVVAPTITSAKIDELVAARLTKATPSVAPAPPTNDVEFVRRAYLDVTGVPPTPAQVREFVEARGSDKRARLIDELLKTPDYGRNWSRYWREVIQFRASNASLQQVRFDLLEDWLAGEFEKNRPWDEIVTDLITTTGPTDEKGAANFTAAHAASPVQLAGEASRIFLGVQIQCAECHNHKTDSWKREQFHELAAFFAGGRVQRTEKPMPGVKARFAVMEQPRARYAMPDLAEPTKTIPVKPKFFLASSTSPSESIADGFTPAQLRSLAASYITGQDNPWFARAYVNRIWTVLMGEGFYEAIDDIGPEREVKGEEILFPLADQWREGGYDVRWLFQTILNTKAYQRKSKAASQSQLAAVCPSRLRADQIFEALAVALDLSAIGGPDGSPRKADGSLLKPTQTSNGAKPQASKKAVEAAGLAGGVDKRKVGPGGLRQPFDKLFGVDPSAMPDEVLGTIPQALFLMNGPIVHNRTQARPGTPLGAILARSTNDRQVLNQLYMLVLSRLPNPQEVETCVQYITKSGNRNEAFEDVYWSLVNSTEFLSRR
- a CDS encoding DUF1501 domain-containing protein codes for the protein MLTESSIVQVAMDHRGVVGRRGFLKSLGLGAAGLLGGGVAPLGLGDLMSLRADELRKRDTACILLWMAGGPSQMETFDPKPGTANGGETKTIETAVPGIHIAQGWEKLAGSMNDIALIRSMTNKEGNHQRADYHLHTGYIPTATIRHPNIGSIAAAELGDPSFDLPHMVAIGGATTGAGFLGAAYEPFLIPNVQRPPDNVAAKVDTGRFERRLGLLNRLEKVGFEQAGGSDRVRDHRALYSQTSKMVLSPRMKAFDLEQEPSPVRDAYGRTPFGQGCLLARRLVEAGVTFVEVRLGGWDTHNQNNERVANLAGQVAPGFSALLNDLKERGRLDRTLIVWMGEFGRTPKINNTAGRDHFPRVFNVALAGGGIKGGQVVGASSADGTEVKDRPVAVTDLMATICKSLKIDATKENQTAIGRPIRIVDGGKPVTELFG